A region of Allocoleopsis franciscana PCC 7113 DNA encodes the following proteins:
- a CDS encoding RNA-guided endonuclease InsQ/TnpB family protein: MTERAYRYRFYPTPEQEELLLRTLGCVRLVYNKALHTRTQAWYERSERIDYKETSAMLTSWKKQEDLQFLNEVSSVPLQQGLRNLQKAFTNFWAGHAKYPNFKKKRSGGSAEFTRSAFRWKDGQLWLAKCNDALPIRWSRTLPACCEPSTVTVRLEPSGRWVVSLLVDDHTVKPLEPVDKAVGIDLGVTSLIVTSDGEKIANPKHFKRLRHKLRKAQKVLSRKVKGSNNREKARRKVARVQAQIADARKDFLHKLTTRLVRENQTIAIEDLSVKNMLTNHKLAQAIADASWSELVRQLEYKCQWYGRTLVKIDRWFPSSKRCGHCGHVVDKMPLSVREWECPECGTRHDRDINAARNILAAGSAVIVCGSGVRPDGHKSKGQLSKTSNRGRKQKPKSC, translated from the coding sequence ATGACAGAAAGAGCCTACCGATATCGCTTTTACCCAACTCCGGAGCAAGAAGAACTCTTGCTTCGGACACTGGGTTGTGTTCGGTTGGTTTACAACAAAGCTCTGCATACCAGAACTCAAGCCTGGTACGAGCGCTCCGAGCGGATTGACTACAAAGAGACATCCGCCATGCTGACTTCTTGGAAAAAGCAGGAAGACCTGCAATTCCTGAACGAGGTAAGCTCTGTACCGTTGCAGCAGGGCTTGAGAAATCTGCAAAAGGCGTTCACCAACTTTTGGGCAGGTCACGCCAAGTACCCCAACTTCAAAAAGAAGAGAAGTGGTGGGAGTGCCGAGTTTACTCGTTCTGCATTCCGATGGAAGGACGGGCAATTGTGGTTGGCAAAGTGTAATGACGCTCTGCCTATCCGCTGGAGCCGCACTCTCCCCGCATGTTGCGAGCCTTCCACCGTTACAGTGAGATTGGAACCATCTGGACGATGGGTGGTCTCTCTGCTTGTTGATGACCACACCGTTAAGCCACTGGAACCAGTGGACAAAGCGGTAGGTATCGACCTGGGAGTTACTTCCCTGATAGTCACGAGTGATGGGGAGAAGATTGCCAATCCCAAGCACTTTAAGCGCCTTCGCCATAAATTGAGGAAGGCTCAAAAAGTTCTCTCTCGTAAAGTCAAAGGCTCTAACAATAGAGAGAAGGCTAGACGTAAAGTGGCTAGGGTTCAAGCCCAAATTGCCGATGCCCGAAAAGACTTTCTTCACAAACTGACGACTCGATTGGTGCGCGAAAACCAAACGATAGCGATCGAGGATTTGTCTGTGAAGAATATGCTGACCAACCACAAGCTTGCACAGGCAATTGCTGATGCTAGTTGGTCTGAATTGGTTCGTCAGTTGGAATACAAGTGCCAGTGGTATGGTCGCACACTGGTCAAGATTGACCGTTGGTTTCCCAGCTCTAAACGCTGCGGACATTGCGGTCATGTTGTCGATAAGATGCCGCTTAGTGTCAGGGAGTGGGAGTGTCCAGAGTGTGGCACTCGACACGATAGAGACATTAACGCTGCACGAAATATTCTTGCCGCTGGATCGGCGGTAATCGTCTGTGGATCGGGTGTAAGACCTGATGGGCATAAGTCCAAAGGGCAACTGAGCAAAACCTCGAATAGAGGAAGGAAGCAGAAACCTAAATCGTGTTAG